Within Xanthomonas theicola, the genomic segment GCACCAGGTTGCCCAGGCGATCGGCGATCTGCGCCACCAGCAACTGGTTGCCGCTGGTCTCGCCGCTGTGCGGTTGCCGCAACCGGCCCGGACGCAGCGCGTCGAGCGACTGGGCGGACGAGACCGCATCCAGCACGGCCTGGCCGCTGGCGCCGCCGGCCAGCTCGACACCGCGCGCGGCGTCCTGCATACCGTGCAGCATGTGCGCGATCAGGCCGTCCACGCGCTGGCGTTCGGCGTCGATCAGCGATCTCGACATCTCCCGCGCCTTGGGCGGGGGCTTGCCCTGCGCGCCGCCGGTGGACAGCGCGAAGGCTTGCAACTGGGCACGTTCGCTATCGCTCAGGTCGCGCCCCAGCCAGCGCTGGGCGAAGCTGTACAGCGGATCGATTGCGGGTTCTTGGTTGTGCTGCATGGCGGTTCCCGGCGGACGTGGAGGCGTGGAGGGGGCACGGCGTTCACAGCGCCGCCTGCTTGCGCGCGCGCATCAGGTCGGCGTACTTGGCGATGCTCGCGTCGATCTTGTCGATGGCCAAGCCGGCCGATTCGGCTTCCAGCGCCCCGGCCGCGGCGGCCACCGCGGCAGCCGCGCCGACCAGCACGTCGGTCGCCAGCACGCCCAGCGCATCCTCGGCCGCCTGCTCGAGCTTGTTCTCGGCCAGATTCTCGGTCATCTGCTTGATCAGCACGCCCTGGCTGGCCAACGCCATCTTGCTGACGCCGTCGAAGTACACCGCCGCCGACTGCGCGATCAGGCCGGCCGCCTGGCTGACCAGCATGTTCGGACCGACCACGATCTGCGATGGCGCGTAGGCCATCGTCTCGGCGTTGCTGAGCTGCACCGCCTGCACGATCTTGCCGTTGAGCGCATCGCTGGCCGGGGTCGGCGCCGCGGCCTGAGCGAGCATGCGCGCGTTGAGCGTCTTGAGCATCGACGGCGACGGCGATGGCGATGGCGACGGAGCGGCCGGTGCCACTGGCGGCGGCGGGGCGCCGCCGGCGGCCGCGGACGCGGCAGCCGCGTCGCTGCTGTCCCCGCCCCCGCCCGTGCCGGTCGGCGCGGCGGCGGACCTGTCCGTGGCGGCAGGCGCGGCGGGCGCCGCATCCGCGGGAGACGGCGCCGCGGATGCGGCCGCTGGCGCGACGCCTGCCGACGCGGCGCTCGGCGCAGGCGCTGCACCTGGCGCGGCGGGCGCAGGCGCCTGGGCGGCCGGCGCCGGCAACGCCACGGCGGCCGTGGGCGACGACGGCGGGGTCTGCTTGCTTCCGAAAGGCCACATACCACTCTCCTGGAGGATGGATCGACGCCGTATCTTCACCGGACCCCACGCGAACGGCGCCGCCGCGTCACTTCTCGCCGATCGCCATGATCAGTGCCACGGCCTTGGACACCACCGCGTTGGACACCTGATTCAACGCCTGCTGGCTGTGCACCGCGTTCTGCAACGCCAGCCCGGTGGAGTGGCTGGCGACCTGGTACAGCGACGCGATCGCCTGAGCGGGCGCTTCGGCCACCACCTTGACGTTGGTCTGGGTGACCGCGTCGGTGATCTGCGAATTGACGAGCGTGTTGTCTGCCATGAACCTGTTCCTTCGTAAGTCGCATGCCGGGAAGCGCCGCGGCGATCACGGCGCCATGCCGTGGGTCGGACGCGGCGCCCGCGTTGCCGCGGCCCTAGCCGGCCCGGCGTTGAATGAAACGCCGCCATGGGCGGCTTGTGAAACCGCGGTCGCTGCGCTCATTCCGCCACCAGCGCCAGGCGCAGGCGCTTGCGCAGCAATTCCACGCGCTTGCGCACCAGCGGCTGGTTGATGCTGAGCAGCGTGGCGATCATCGGGTACGGCAACTCGTCGACGAAGCGGTAGGCGAACAGGCGGCGTTGCGCGCGGGTCAGCGCCGCCACCGCGGCGACCACCCGCTGCAGTTGGTCGTCCAGTTCGGCACGCTGCAACGCCGTCATCGCCCGATCGGCCACGGTGTCCACGTCCTTGGCCTGCTGCTGGTCCAGCGGCCCGGCGCCGCTGCGGCGGCGCCTGACCGCATCCAGGAACACATGCCGCAACACCACGAACAGGAAGCCCTGCGGATCGGTCATCGCGTCCGGCGAGCGGCGTATGAACAGCAGCGCCTTCACCGCGGTATCGGACAGCAGGTCCTCGGCCGCATCCAGGCGCCCGTTCACCAGCCGCAACGCACGCCTGCGCAGATCCGGCAAGGCGGTGCGCCACGCATGCGTGAACATCTCGTCGGCCCTGGCGAAACGGCCGCCATCCGCATTCCCCTTTCCCTTCCCCTTTGCCACATCCATCGCACACTCCCCACAAAATCCCCTGTGCATCGAGTCTCCGCGGCGGGTGCGGGCGATAGCTGTTCCCTGGGTGACAACGCCACGCCGCGGCGGCCGGCGATCGCGTCGCGCGCGCCATGCGGCGCCGTTTTGTCTACGCATGCATACGCCGGTGCACGCCGGCGGCGGTGCCGCTGCTGCGCGCGCAAGCAAAAAAACAGGGCCTGCTGCGGATGCAATCAGGCCCGGATCG encodes:
- a CDS encoding RebB family R body protein, which gives rise to MADNTLVNSQITDAVTQTNVKVVAEAPAQAIASLYQVASHSTGLALQNAVHSQQALNQVSNAVVSKAVALIMAIGEK
- a CDS encoding RNA polymerase sigma factor, with product MFTHAWRTALPDLRRRALRLVNGRLDAAEDLLSDTAVKALLFIRRSPDAMTDPQGFLFVVLRHVFLDAVRRRRSGAGPLDQQQAKDVDTVADRAMTALQRAELDDQLQRVVAAVAALTRAQRRLFAYRFVDELPYPMIATLLSINQPLVRKRVELLRKRLRLALVAE